From a region of the Phragmites australis chromosome 21, lpPhrAust1.1, whole genome shotgun sequence genome:
- the LOC133903793 gene encoding aspartyl protease family protein At5g10770-like isoform X1, giving the protein MVVYLYIAGVCSTMKASVQRSSTTHKSLAMVSAVPLLLLLLLCSSTSLVAHAGADELNYIVVETSSLKPHAVCKGLRVFGMHAVHPSSANHTGSWMPLSSLHGPCSPSWEEGVDDSAPSMVDTLRWDQHRAHYIQRKLSGNVSQEDLELAPSVSTVTNEAGGGAVSASVGDGSGAMAKDSQLSIDPAATGGRLPGVKQTMLLDTASDVAWVQCAPCPASQCYPQTDVLYDPSKSGSSAPFPCSSPTCRQLGPYANGCTSNSQCQYRVQYPDGSTTSGTFISDLLTLSPNGQVPKFQFGCSHAARGSFSSSKTAGIMALGRGAQSLTSQTMTQYGQVFSYCFPPTTSHQGFFILGLPTRSASRYAVTPILKTAMLYQVRLQAITVAGQRLNVPPTVFAAGAVLDSRTVITRLPPTAYQALRSAFRDKMRMYRAAAPNGQLDTCYDFTGVRRITLPTISLVFDRTAGVELDQSGILYNNCLAFTSNGDDRATGIIGYVQLQTIEVLYNVAGGSVGFRRGAC; this is encoded by the exons ATGGTCGTCTATCTATATATAGCAGGAGTTTGCAGCACGATGAAAGCATCGGTGCAGCGGTCTAGCACAACACACAAGTCGCTAGCAATGGTTTCCGCTGTACCTCTGTTGCTGTTGCTTCTCTTGTGCAGCTCTACATCTCTGGTTGCACATGCAGGAGCAGATGAGCTCAACTACATTGTCGTAGAGACTAGCTCGCTCAAGCCACACGCCGTTTGCAAAGGGCTCAGGG TATTTGGCATGCATGCAGTCCATCCATCCTCCGCTAATCATACCGGCAGCTGGATGCCGCTGAGTAGTCTTCATGGCCCGTGCTCGCCGTCGTGGGAGGAGGGGGTGGACGACAGTGCGCCGTCCATGGTCGACACGCTGCGATGGGACCAACACCGCGCCCACTACATCCAAAGGAAGCTCTCCGGCAATGTCTCTCAGGAAGATCTAGAACTTGCACCAAGCGTATCGACGGTAACCAACGAAGCAGGCGGGGGCGCCGTAAGTGCCAGCGTGGGCGATGGAAGCGGCGCCATGGCAAAG GACTCCCAGCTGAGCATTGATCCGGCGGCGACCGGCGGCCGCCTGCCCGGTGTGAAGCAGACGATGCTGCTCGACACGGCGAGCGACGTGGCGTGGGTGCAGTGCGCCCCCTGCCCCGCCTCGCAGTGCTATCCGCAGACGGACGTCTTGTACGATCCCTCCAAGTCGGGATCGTCGGCGCCCTTCCCATGCAGCTCGCCCACCTGCCGGCAGCTCGGGCCTTATGCTAATGGCTGCACCAGCAACTCCCAGTGCCAGTACCGCGTCCAGTACCCTGACGGCTCCACGACGTCGGGCACGTTCATCTCCGACCTGCTGACGCTGAGCCCCAACGGGCAAGTCCCAAAGTTCCAGTTCGGCTGCAGCCACGCCGCGCGGGGCAgcttcagcagcagcaagacGGCCGGGATCATGGCGCTCGGCCGCGGCGCGCAGTCGCTGACATCGCAGACCATGACGCAATACGGCCAGGTCTTCTCCTACTGCTTCCCGCCGACGACGAGTCACCAGGGCTTCTTCATTCTCGGCTTGCCGACAAGGTCTGCCTCCAGGTACGCGGTGACGCCCATTCTCAAGACCGCGATGTTGTACCAGGTCCGCCTCCAGGCCATCACCGTCGCTGGGCAGCGCCTCAACGTGCCGCCCACGGTGTTCGCCGCCGGCGCGGTCCTGGACTCCCGCACCGTCATCACGCGCCTCCCGCCCACGGCCTACCAGGCGCTGCGCTCCGCGTTCAGGGACAAGATGAGGATGTACCGCGCGGCCGCCCCCAACGGCCAGCTCGACACCTGCTACGACTTCACCGGCGTGCGCCGCATCACGCTCCCAACGATCAGCCTGGTGTTCGACCGCACCGCCGGCGTGGAGCTCGACCAGTCGGGGATCTTGTACAACAACTGCCTCGCGTTCACCTCCAACGGCGACGACCGCGCCACCGGGATCATCGGCTACGTCCAGCTGCAGACCATCGAGGTCCTGTATAATGTCGCCGGCGGCTCCGTCGGGTTCCGCCGTGGTGCGTGCTGA
- the LOC133903793 gene encoding aspartyl protease family protein At5g10770-like isoform X2, with amino-acid sequence MVVYLYIAGVCSTMKASVQRSSTTHKSLAMVSAVPLLLLLLLCSSTSLVAHAGADELNYIVVETSSLKPHAVCKGLRVHPSSANHTGSWMPLSSLHGPCSPSWEEGVDDSAPSMVDTLRWDQHRAHYIQRKLSGNVSQEDLELAPSVSTVTNEAGGGAVSASVGDGSGAMAKDSQLSIDPAATGGRLPGVKQTMLLDTASDVAWVQCAPCPASQCYPQTDVLYDPSKSGSSAPFPCSSPTCRQLGPYANGCTSNSQCQYRVQYPDGSTTSGTFISDLLTLSPNGQVPKFQFGCSHAARGSFSSSKTAGIMALGRGAQSLTSQTMTQYGQVFSYCFPPTTSHQGFFILGLPTRSASRYAVTPILKTAMLYQVRLQAITVAGQRLNVPPTVFAAGAVLDSRTVITRLPPTAYQALRSAFRDKMRMYRAAAPNGQLDTCYDFTGVRRITLPTISLVFDRTAGVELDQSGILYNNCLAFTSNGDDRATGIIGYVQLQTIEVLYNVAGGSVGFRRGAC; translated from the exons ATGGTCGTCTATCTATATATAGCAGGAGTTTGCAGCACGATGAAAGCATCGGTGCAGCGGTCTAGCACAACACACAAGTCGCTAGCAATGGTTTCCGCTGTACCTCTGTTGCTGTTGCTTCTCTTGTGCAGCTCTACATCTCTGGTTGCACATGCAGGAGCAGATGAGCTCAACTACATTGTCGTAGAGACTAGCTCGCTCAAGCCACACGCCGTTTGCAAAGGGCTCAGGG TCCATCCATCCTCCGCTAATCATACCGGCAGCTGGATGCCGCTGAGTAGTCTTCATGGCCCGTGCTCGCCGTCGTGGGAGGAGGGGGTGGACGACAGTGCGCCGTCCATGGTCGACACGCTGCGATGGGACCAACACCGCGCCCACTACATCCAAAGGAAGCTCTCCGGCAATGTCTCTCAGGAAGATCTAGAACTTGCACCAAGCGTATCGACGGTAACCAACGAAGCAGGCGGGGGCGCCGTAAGTGCCAGCGTGGGCGATGGAAGCGGCGCCATGGCAAAG GACTCCCAGCTGAGCATTGATCCGGCGGCGACCGGCGGCCGCCTGCCCGGTGTGAAGCAGACGATGCTGCTCGACACGGCGAGCGACGTGGCGTGGGTGCAGTGCGCCCCCTGCCCCGCCTCGCAGTGCTATCCGCAGACGGACGTCTTGTACGATCCCTCCAAGTCGGGATCGTCGGCGCCCTTCCCATGCAGCTCGCCCACCTGCCGGCAGCTCGGGCCTTATGCTAATGGCTGCACCAGCAACTCCCAGTGCCAGTACCGCGTCCAGTACCCTGACGGCTCCACGACGTCGGGCACGTTCATCTCCGACCTGCTGACGCTGAGCCCCAACGGGCAAGTCCCAAAGTTCCAGTTCGGCTGCAGCCACGCCGCGCGGGGCAgcttcagcagcagcaagacGGCCGGGATCATGGCGCTCGGCCGCGGCGCGCAGTCGCTGACATCGCAGACCATGACGCAATACGGCCAGGTCTTCTCCTACTGCTTCCCGCCGACGACGAGTCACCAGGGCTTCTTCATTCTCGGCTTGCCGACAAGGTCTGCCTCCAGGTACGCGGTGACGCCCATTCTCAAGACCGCGATGTTGTACCAGGTCCGCCTCCAGGCCATCACCGTCGCTGGGCAGCGCCTCAACGTGCCGCCCACGGTGTTCGCCGCCGGCGCGGTCCTGGACTCCCGCACCGTCATCACGCGCCTCCCGCCCACGGCCTACCAGGCGCTGCGCTCCGCGTTCAGGGACAAGATGAGGATGTACCGCGCGGCCGCCCCCAACGGCCAGCTCGACACCTGCTACGACTTCACCGGCGTGCGCCGCATCACGCTCCCAACGATCAGCCTGGTGTTCGACCGCACCGCCGGCGTGGAGCTCGACCAGTCGGGGATCTTGTACAACAACTGCCTCGCGTTCACCTCCAACGGCGACGACCGCGCCACCGGGATCATCGGCTACGTCCAGCTGCAGACCATCGAGGTCCTGTATAATGTCGCCGGCGGCTCCGTCGGGTTCCGCCGTGGTGCGTGCTGA